From Bradyrhizobium sp. 4:
GGGCGTAAGCACCGTAGATCGCGGTGTTCCAGTAGGGGTCCCAGTTGTGGGTGTACGCACCGCGGAAGCCCCAAGTCTTGACCGTTTCCTGCTGGCTGCCCGTGACGAACACGGTGTCCGGAGCATTGGCGAAGCCGACGCTCTGGTAGGCAACGCCGGAGCTGCCAAACATCGAGTAGCTGCTGCCCGCGAGGTTCTGGAAGTTGTAGCGGGTCGCACCGTCGGTGTAGACGCCCTGGATGTTGATCACGTCACCCGCACCGGTCGGGATGTTCTTGATCGACAGAGCGAGCTGAACCGCCCAACCCCACTTGTCATCGGGATGACCGGTGGGTTCGGTCGCGCCGTAGTAGGCAACGTGGTTGTCATGTGCAGCCACCGACGCCTGGAAGAGACCCCAGGCCTGGTCGACGCGGACCATACCAACGAGGTTCGGCGAACGCGTGCCGCCGATGGCGTTGGAGCCATACGAGCCACCAAGAATGCCAGCCGCAGACGCGCCGGTCATGTTCAGGTTGCCGGCGTCATAGTAGGCCGCCCTATCTTCAGCCGAGAACGCTGCCGTCACGCCCTGACCGAAGTCAGCGGTGTAGGAGAACTGGTTGACACCAGTGACCGTGCCGCTGCCGCCGACGAGACCGTCGTAGTTGTTGCCCGGGTAGTTGGTCCAGGGCGCGTCGAACTGCGACACGGCCTTACCCATCGTGAAGCCAGCGAACTGGATGAAGGCGTAGTACACGCCGAGCGAGCCGCCCGAGGTGCCGCCGTCGTTTCCGTTGATCGAGGAACCGACGAGAGCCGGGGCCGCACCCGAGGTGTTGAGGGCCAGCGTGCTGCTGTAGGCGGTCGTGCCGGTCGCGCTGCCGGTGCCGTTGTAGTTGCCGGTCGTCCAGGAGAACACGCCGTCGAAGAAGGTACGGACAACGCCGTACTCGGTCGCGGTGCGCGTGTCGATGTTGAGATCTTCACGAGCGCGCATGGTGTAGTAGTTCGTCAGACGGTTGCGGGCACCGTTATTGCCGGTGAACTGACCGCTGTAGTCCGAGTTGGTGTTCAGCGCGACTTCAGCGCGCAGATAACCACCCAGCTTGATGCAGGTGTCCGTGCCGGGGATGTAGTAGAAACCCGCACCGTACAGGGAGCAGATCTTCACGTATTCGACCGCTTTGGCCTTCACGGGGAGATCGGCTGCCTGCGCTCCGCCGACAGCGATCAGACCCGCTGCGGAACCGAGCAAAAGGCTCTTAACCAACTTCATGTTAAACCTCCAAGTTTGCCATAGGGAAGGTTCCGGATCCGCTGGGTGAAGACACCCTAAGGTTGGTTCCCTTGTCCCTTAAATTCACCGCTTAGTCGCTTCGCGCCTTCGGACACACCCGCTGAACGCGAGGGACTTAAGCGAACCACCTAAGACGGGACGACCTCGGGATGCCCCCCTCCGTCGCTCAGTCACAATTACCGAACGCCCTTGCACACACAACAACAGAACGCTTCAGAACGAGCCGATGGAGCGTGTTTTCCGGCAGGTGTTGCACAAATAACACGCAGATGTGATCGGGGCGACTTTGTAACGGCTTGAATTTGTTGGATTTTTTCGACGGGTTTCATTTGCCGTCAAAAGTTCCGGCACCGGCCCCTCACACCCGTGGAGACGCTCTGCTGTGGATCTGAGCCGGTCGAATCGTGGAATCAACCTAAGGACTCGGCGCGGGCCACCCCTTCGGGAACTGGCTGGCCTGACCATTAAGCGGCTGCGATCGTCATCCCCATCCGCGCGCTGGAACTTCGATATGATCCGGCGCCAAGCCGTCTGATATCGTTGATACATAGCCTCGAAAGCTGTCTCCAGCCGCTTGGCGTAGAGCGCGGCATCAAACAGTGATGCGGTCAGGTGGTTCCCTTGCAGCCGTCCGCGAATATCCGCCAGCTTCTGTTTATCAAGCGCCAGCTCGATCGCGAGTGCTTCATAATCCGCACGCGTTCGCGTGATCAGCTCAGGCAGGCCGACAGCGCTCAGCAAGCTTGCCGCCACGCGGCCGGCGAAACTGTTCCCGATGTGGGTCACCACCGGCAGACCAGCCCACAGCGCGTCGCTGGCCGTCGTATGTGCGTTGTAGGGCAGCGTATCCAGGAAGAGGTCGGCGAGGCGATGGCGCCCCAAATGTTCGGATGAAGACGCAACGCGCCTTGCAAACACCAGGCGATCCGGGTCGACGCCCCTGCCCTTGGCTTCCTTCCGCAGATTCGATTTTGCGATCTCGCCGACGTCGGACAGCCACAAGACCGACTGGTCCACGCTCTTCAAGATATTCATCCAGGAGCCAAAGACAGCCGGATTGATCTTGTAGGCGTTGTTGAAGCAGCAAAACACAGTCCATTCCTGCCGCAAATAGTGGTCGGCCCGATCGGGCGCAGCATCGTCGATTGTCCCGACGCGATTATCACGCGGCATGAAGCTGCCGGGCAAACGAACGACCTTCTCGTCGAAGAATTCGCTGTTTTGATCTGGCAGCACGATCGGATCGGCAATGATGTAGTCGACTAGCTCCCCGCTCCCCAACGTCCCCGCGAACCCAAGATAGTTGACGACGATCGGAGCCGGACTGGCCGCGAACAACGACAGCCTGGCATTGTGCGTATGGCCAGCAAGATCGACTAGAATATCGATCTGCGCATCGTCGATCGCTTTCAGGACTTCACCGTCGAGCTTGTGCTCGCAATCGACAAAGCGATGAAATGACTTTTCGAGCCGCTTGCGGAGATCGCTGTTGTCGTCAGGACCGATTGAAAACGCATACGTCTCGAAGCGGTCGGGATCGTGACTCTCGAATATCTCGGCGGTGAGGTACCCGACCGGATGCTTGCGAAAATCAGGCGAAACATATCCGACCCGGATCTTGTCGTGGCGACGGATTTCACCCCCCCTCTCGTTTTGGAGGCATGCGGGAGCTTTGCCCTCACCAACTCCTGGCGCAGCTGAGCTGATCATCGGGAGAATCCGTCAGGGACAGCAAAGCAAAGGGAGAGCTATTGGCCTTCCCGAGCCGTATTGCTGCCGTCAACCGGCCGATCTCTTCGTCCAGATTGTCCCAATTGCACAGGTTCATCTTCGCAAGGAGACGCAAACCCTCGATGCCCTCCAGGTCGGGCCTGATCGACACCGCCTTGTCGAAGGCGATGAAGGCTTCGTCATGGCGCCCGAGCTCGGTAAAGACGTTGCCACGGCCAATCCAGGCCCCCTCGATGTCGGCCTTGATCGCGAGCGCCTTGTCATACGCGGCAAGAGCCTCCTCGTAGCGCTTGAGCCCCCACGCAACATTGCCGCGACCAAGCCACGCCTCGGCGAGATCAGGCTTGATCGACAGCGCCCGGTCGTACGCAGCGAGTGCATCGTCACGGCGCTTGAGCTCGGTGAGAACATTGCCGCGGCCAAGCCAGGCTTCCGCCAGATCAGGGCGGATCGACAACGCCTGTCATAGGCAGCCAACGCCTCGTCAAGGCGCTTGAGATCGAAGGACACGTTGCCCCGACCAAGCCACGCGTTCTCCAGGTCGGACTTGATCGAGAGCGCCCTGTCATAGGCTGTCGAGGCTTCGTCGTAGCGCTTCAGGCTCCAGAAAACATGCCCCCGGGCAACCCACGCGCTCTCGAGGTCGGGCTTGATCGAGATCGCCTTGTCGTACGCAGCCAGCGCCTCGTCGTGGCGCTTGAGATCGGTGAGAACTTCACCTCGGCCAACCCATGCACTCGGGACATCCGGCCTGGCCGACAGCGCCTGGTCGTACGTGGCAAATGCGTCGTCGTACCGCCTGAGATTCCGGAGTGCGTTGCCTCGACCAAGCCATGCAGTCTCCAGGTCAGGCCTGATCGACAACGCCTTGTCGTAGGCGACGAGAGCATCCTCGAAACGTCTGAGCTTTTCAAGGCAGCCGCCCTTGCTTGCGTAGGCATCGGCAAAGTTCGGATTGTAGAATGTCGCCTTGTCGAATTGCTCAATCGCTTCGCCATAGCTTCTCGCGAACTCGGCCAGGATCGTACCTCTGTTGTGATACGAAAGGGAATTGCGCGGATTCACCGCCAATGCGCGCGTGAAATAGGCCAGGGCTTCCTGAGGCCGATTCAGCGCTTTGAGCGCATATCCATAATTGCTGAGGGCCTCGTCGCTGCTTCCGTTCAGGGCCACGGCCGCCCTGAGATGCATCTCGGCCTCCGCAAATCGACCTTGTACGAGCTTCACCACGCCCAGGAGATGTTCGACTTCGAAGATGTTCCTGGCGGATTTTGCGATCTGCTGCAGTATTCTTTCCGCTTTGACCAAATCATGGGCGTGAAAGGCTTCGACAGCACGTCGAAATTTGGTCTGCAGTTCACCCGCCAAGTCCATTCCTCCCTCGGGACGTCGGTCAATCATACCATCGGTCCCGACATTGCAAGATGAGACCGTAGCGGCATGAGAACGTAGCGGCGTAGCCCGGCAGCCCTTCCCCGCTTTGGTCTCGAGGGCGCGGTTCCAACCGAAAGAGCAATCGCGCCAAGACAGGCTCTCCTTGATTGCGGCGACCTCCGGCGCGACGGGGTAGCCCCTCAGCCGGCGAGCGAGTTATCCCGACTAATAGTAAGAGCGCCCTTCCCGCAGCCTGACACGGGACCCCGTCGGCCGATCTGAGGGCAATCACCGCTCCATAGCTTGTGGCGAATGGCGGAGAGAGACAATCAAATCAATCACTTGCAACTGAATCACTTGATAGAGGCGGTCGGCGACGAAGGCAATCGTCCCACGCGCGGGCCATCCGATCCAATTTGAAAGCAAAATCAATCGTTTATGTGGATGAAGGGAGCCTTTGTCCGCGCCAGAACCGCTCTAAATACGGGCGCCAGAACCTCCAGCTTTGTGTCCGTTATCGCGGCGTTACGTTCTCGCGCGGAGAGCAAACCGCTTGGTTTCGGAATTCGCTGGGAATATTCGAGCAAAAACACACGCTTCCAAATTGACCAGCCCGAGTAATTAGATGCATAAGGCTCGCACCGGAGAGGTGGCCGAGTGGCTGAAGGCAACGCTTTGCTAAAGCGTCATACGGTCTCAAGCTGTATCGAGGGTTCGAATCCCTCCCTCTCCGCCACCCCGCCGCGGAATCCGAGATCTGTGCGTTCCTTCACCTGACACGCGACGGTGGCCTCATGCCGCTCCGAATCCGGTTGGCGGACCACGAGGGAACCTGATTCAGCACAAATCAGGTGAAACCAAGAACGAGATTCTCCGCTCAGTGGGCGGCGACCCACGCCCTCGCCTCGCGCTGCGCGGCCGAGATGTCCGCGTCCGACATCTGCCCGGCAACTTCCTGGCGCAGCGTCACGGCGTCCTTGCGGCCCTTCAGCGCGGCGAGGTTGAACCATTTGTGCGCGGCGACGAGATCGACGAGACCGGAGCGTCCGCTCGCCCAATACAGGCCGCGCTCGAACAGCACGTCCGACAGCGCGCCTGCGTCGATCGGCGTCGCGGTCTCCAGATCAAAAGTACCCTGAAACATAACGCATCCCCTTTTTTCTTATGCCGCCTCGTCCCCCGAGCGCGGCTCCCGTCCAATCAACTGTTCAACTCATCCCCGAGGCTTGTTGCCCGTGCCGTTTGCCGGCTTGTTGGAGGTAATGTGGCGGGCAAATTTGAATGGCAGTTTAAGTATCGCGATGAAGCAGACGTAAACGCGCCCGCCCCAGGCGCGCACGACAAATGCAAGAAGTCCCGGTTTTGCAGGCACTTCTGCAATTCGTCAGATTCGGTTTACCTTGGGATTTTGGGAGAACGATAACCATCGCGCACGGTGACGGGCGTGCAGTGATGTCCCCTCCGCTCTCGTCACCGGTATTCCAGAGACAGCAATGGTCCCACGAGAAGCTGCGGCGTACTGGATCCCGGTCGGAGCCGGGCGATGACACCGCGAATGAGAAGCGGCGCGCGAACAGCGTGCAATTGCGCCGCAGCCTCCCTGTTCAAGCAGGGCGCGCCTATGAAGAAACATATGGCGGGAAGCTCGACTGCGGCCATCTCTCGATATGCCCGCCTGCGGCGGCCCTCAGGATGAGGGACGAGTATGCGGCAACATCAACGCAGATGGATGCAGCTGAGGCTCATCCCGAGGAGGCCGCGAAGCAGTCGTCTCGAAGGACGAGGCGCTCGCTCAGGCATCGCTGAGACGTCATATGCGATAGCCCTGCCTGCTCAAGGCAGCACAGCCACGCCGCGATCAGATCAACAATGTGGGATATGGGAATGCCGGCAATACCCCGGCCTCATGAGAACGAGGGCGTCGGCGAACACGTCAGGACCAGCTTCCACGTTGGCCCGAAGGCCACTTGTGAAATTGCGGAGCCCCTTACGGAGAACCGCACGAACGAAGAAAACTTGTTTCTTCTGCCGGACCGGCCTTTGGCGAGCGAACCCGCGAAAGAGAACGATCCGACCGTTGACCTGATGTCTCGCCGACACCCTCTATCGTCGACCAGAACCTTCGAGAAGGCGCTGATGACGTGCCGGCTCTCTAGGAGCCGGCAACTTCAAAAAGCGAAGTTACTTCTTCTTGGCGACCTTGCGGGTCTTCTTCGCAGTCTTCTTCACTGCGCTCTTCGCCTTCTTCGCCTTCTTTGCCTTCTTAGCTTTCTTGGCCATGTTGCCCTCCGATGTGTGAGATGGCTTAATCGCTGCATGCAGTCGGGGATCGAGTGCACACTCATCCCGAATACACCAACACAACGAAAAAAACAGCGTCTCGCTTAAAGAAGTGTTGACGGCGAAACGCGCCTGCGCTGGCGAACACGATGCAAACGGACTGCACGATGTGTGCATGCGAGCGCAGAGAGTCCCCGCGGCATCGACGTTCGCAAAAGATGCGACTGCAGAAAAACACTATGCAGCAAGTATTTTTCTGCACGCGCGCATCGCGCACGATCGATGTAATGACCTATCGCGCCAATCGCGCGAGCGCCCCTCGAGGGCGCTTCGCGGACTCTGAGTCGCGACTTTTGGCAACGAAAATATTTTCATGATTAACGGCGCGAGCGCTCGTCGGAGCGTGTGCAAGTCGCCGTTTTGCGCGAATCGCGTGACGGCGATTCGGTCGGCGTATCGCGTTCGATCGGGATGAAGTTCGTCGCCGAGGATGCGCGCGAGCGTCGCATCGCGAACCGAAAGCGAGGTGACGATGCCTGTCCGTCACCTCGTTCGAACGTGCGAGGTCAGATGCCGAGCTTGGACTTGAGCAGCTCGTTGACGCTCTGCGGGTTGGCCTTGCCGCCGGATGCCTTCATCACCTGGCCGACGAACCAGCCGAGTGACTGCGGCTTGTCCTTGACCTGCGCCGCCTTGTCGGGATTGGCCGCGATGATGTCGTCGACAACCTTTTCGATCGCCGAAAGATCCGTGACCTGCTTCATGCCGCGGCTTTCGACCAGCGCGCGGGGATCGCCGCCCTCCTGCCAGACGATCTCGAACAGATCCTTGGCGATCTTGCCGGAGATCGTACCCTCGCCGATCAGGTCGATGATCCCTGAGAGCTGTGCGGCATCGACCGGAGAGTCCGTAATATCCCGGCCTTCCTTGTTGAGCCGACCGAACAGCTCGTTGATCACCCAGTTGGCGGCGACCTTGCCGTCGCGCGCGCGGTTGGCGAGCTTTTCCAGCACGGTCTCGTAGAACACCGCGCTCTCGCGCTCGGCGACCAGCACGCTGGCGTCGTAGGACGACAGGCCGAGATCCGCGACGAAGCGCGTCTTCTTCTGGTCCGGCAACTCGGGCAGCTCAGCCTTCAGCTCGTCGACGAAGCTTTGCGAGAACTCCAGCGGCAGCAGGTCGGGATCGGGGAAGTAGCGATAGTCGTGCGCCTCCTCCTTGGACCGCATCGACCGCGTCTCGCCCTTGTTGGGGTCATAGAGCCGGGTCTCCTGGTCGATCGCGCCGCCGTCCTCGAGGATTTCGATCTGGCGCCTGGCCTCGTACTCGATCGCCTGGCCGATGAAATTGATCGAGTTCATGTTCTTGATCTCGCAGCGGGTGCCGAGCGGCGCGCCCGGCTTGCGCACGGAGACGTTGACGTCGGCGCGCAGGGATCCCTTCTCCATGTCGCCGTCGCAGGTGCCGAGATAGCGCAGGATCGAGCGCAGCTTGGTCACATAGGCCTTGGCCTGCTCGGCATCGCGGATGTCGGGTTTGGAGACGATCTCCATCAGCGCCACGCCGCATCGGTTGAGGTCGACATAGGACATGGTCGGCGACTGATCGTGCAGCAACTTGCCGGCATCCTGTTCCAGATGCAGCCGCTCGATGCCGATCGTGGCGGTCTTGCCGCCGTCCAGTTCGACCACGACCTCGCCTTCGCCGACGATCGGCGACTTGTACTGGCTGATCTGGTAGCCCTGCGGCGAGTCCGGATAGAAATAGTTCTTGCGGTCGAACACCGAGCGCAGATTGATCTGCGCGTTCAGCCCGAGCCCGGTCCGGACAGCCTGTCTGACGCATTCCTCGTTGATGACCGGCAGCATGCCCGGCATCGCCGCGTCCACCAGCGACACATGCGTATTCGGTTCGCCGCCGAACGCGGTGGAGGCGCCGGAGAACAGCTTCGCGTTCGACGTCACCTGAGCGTGGACCTCCAGGCCGATGACCATCTCCCAGTCACCGGTTGAGCCCTTGAGAAGCTTGTGGGGTGCGGCAGGTGCGTTCATGGCTTCACTGGTTCCTTCATTGGTCCCTTGGCCGCGCGCGCTTCACCGGCTTCGAGAAGTCCGTTGAGCGACCGAAGCACCTCGGCCGGTTGGCGCAGCGCGATCTCGCGGCGGCCCATCACCTCGATCGCTCCGAACAGCGCGTCGACTTCCGGCGAGGAGGCGAACACGAAGCCGTCGAACGACGTGCTCTGCTCCTCGAAATCGCTGGAGATCTCGACGCGGTAGCCGTGCGCCTTGAGACGATCGACGACTTCGTAATGGAGGGCCTGCGAATGGGTTGCGATGAAGAGATAATCGACGCGGCGCTTGGCGAGCACGCTCTCCGCGCCCTGCAGCATCTCGACCTCGAAGGCCTGGATATCGGCATGCAATATGTCGAGATGCTTGATCTTCCTGTCCCTGAAGAAGGCATCGACCTCGAATTTGCCCTTGCCGACGAAGGCTTTCACGAATTCGGCCCGCAGTCCGTTGCGCGCGAAATTATCCTGACCGGTCTTCAGGCATGCGGGATCCGGCTCGACCAGGATGACCTCTGCCTTGGGCCGCGCCTTCTTGAGCCACATCGAATAGTGGCCCCAATAGGCGCCGAGCTCGATCATGGAGGGAGCCTCGCCGAGCCGCTTCAGCAATTCCTGGAAGACATATTCTTCCAGCGGCTCGTGGACGCCGCGATTGATGATGAGCACACTGCTGAAAGGGCCGTAATAGGCTTCGGGCCCGATGCCCGGAACCTTCCGGCCGTTATGCAGATAGACTTGGTCGCCTCCGACGAGGCCTGCCATTGGGACGCGTTCGATCAGGAGGTTGAGCGGATCGGAAACGATCTCGCGAAAGCGGCCGAATAAATCCTCCGGCTTCGCTTTCGGACTCGTGAAACCAGGCTCGCTCATGTGGATGCACTCTCACCCAGCGCATCGACGATGCGCTGCCATTCTGCTTCAAGCGAATCCGTTGCCACGGGCCGGCCGGCCTGGCGGTACCAATAGCCGGCATTGCCGAGGTCGCCCTCGACCCGGTGCAGATAGGCGTGCACCCAGGCGGCCTCGCGGCTGCTCTCGTCCTGGACGATTCTGTGCGCCTGATCCCAGTCGCCCTTGGCGGCCCACCACAGTGCGGCGAGCGGCGCGCT
This genomic window contains:
- a CDS encoding porin: MKLVKSLLLGSAAGLIAVGGAQAADLPVKAKAVEYVKICSLYGAGFYYIPGTDTCIKLGGYLRAEVALNTNSDYSGQFTGNNGARNRLTNYYTMRAREDLNIDTRTATEYGVVRTFFDGVFSWTTGNYNGTGSATGTTAYSSTLALNTSGAAPALVGSSINGNDGGTSGGSLGVYYAFIQFAGFTMGKAVSQFDAPWTNYPGNNYDGLVGGSGTVTGVNQFSYTADFGQGVTAAFSAEDRAAYYDAGNLNMTGASAAGILGGSYGSNAIGGTRSPNLVGMVRVDQAWGLFQASVAAHDNHVAYYGATEPTGHPDDKWGWAVQLALSIKNIPTGAGDVINIQGVYTDGATRYNFQNLAGSSYSMFGSSGVAYQSVGFANAPDTVFVTGSQQETVKTWGFRGAYTHNWDPYWNTAIYGAYAQAQFGSLAKTTICGAGGAGGVFGGIAGVTGCNPDFAVGSVGLITRWTPVKNLTFSADVAWTRIDQKYSGVIGTVTPSGTTGKPLAAYELKDQDTVTLLLRAQRNW
- a CDS encoding UDP-N-acetylglucosamine-peptide N-acetylglucosaminyltransferase, which codes for MISSAAPGVGEGKAPACLQNERGGEIRRHDKIRVGYVSPDFRKHPVGYLTAEIFESHDPDRFETYAFSIGPDDNSDLRKRLEKSFHRFVDCEHKLDGEVLKAIDDAQIDILVDLAGHTHNARLSLFAASPAPIVVNYLGFAGTLGSGELVDYIIADPIVLPDQNSEFFDEKVVRLPGSFMPRDNRVGTIDDAAPDRADHYLRQEWTVFCCFNNAYKINPAVFGSWMNILKSVDQSVLWLSDVGEIAKSNLRKEAKGRGVDPDRLVFARRVASSSEHLGRHRLADLFLDTLPYNAHTTASDALWAGLPVVTHIGNSFAGRVAASLLSAVGLPELITRTRADYEALAIELALDKQKLADIRGRLQGNHLTASLFDAALYAKRLETAFEAMYQRYQTAWRRIISKFQRADGDDDRSRLMVRPASSRRGGPRRVLRLIPRFDRLRSTAERLHGCEGPVPELLTANETRRKNPTNSSRYKVAPITSACYLCNTCRKTRSIGSF
- a CDS encoding tetratricopeptide repeat protein, with the protein product MSIRPDLAEAWLGRGNVLTELKRRDDALAAYDRALSIKPDLAEAWLGRGNVAWGLKRYEEALAAYDKALAIKADIEGAWIGRGNVFTELGRHDEAFIAFDKAVSIRPDLEGIEGLRLLAKMNLCNWDNLDEEIGRLTAAIRLGKANSSPFALLSLTDSPDDQLSCARSW
- the gatB gene encoding Asp-tRNA(Asn)/Glu-tRNA(Gln) amidotransferase subunit GatB — encoded protein: MNAPAAPHKLLKGSTGDWEMVIGLEVHAQVTSNAKLFSGASTAFGGEPNTHVSLVDAAMPGMLPVINEECVRQAVRTGLGLNAQINLRSVFDRKNYFYPDSPQGYQISQYKSPIVGEGEVVVELDGGKTATIGIERLHLEQDAGKLLHDQSPTMSYVDLNRCGVALMEIVSKPDIRDAEQAKAYVTKLRSILRYLGTCDGDMEKGSLRADVNVSVRKPGAPLGTRCEIKNMNSINFIGQAIEYEARRQIEILEDGGAIDQETRLYDPNKGETRSMRSKEEAHDYRYFPDPDLLPLEFSQSFVDELKAELPELPDQKKTRFVADLGLSSYDASVLVAERESAVFYETVLEKLANRARDGKVAANWVINELFGRLNKEGRDITDSPVDAAQLSGIIDLIGEGTISGKIAKDLFEIVWQEGGDPRALVESRGMKQVTDLSAIEKVVDDIIAANPDKAAQVKDKPQSLGWFVGQVMKASGGKANPQSVNELLKSKLGI
- a CDS encoding FkbM family methyltransferase, with the protein product MSEPGFTSPKAKPEDLFGRFREIVSDPLNLLIERVPMAGLVGGDQVYLHNGRKVPGIGPEAYYGPFSSVLIINRGVHEPLEEYVFQELLKRLGEAPSMIELGAYWGHYSMWLKKARPKAEVILVEPDPACLKTGQDNFARNGLRAEFVKAFVGKGKFEVDAFFRDRKIKHLDILHADIQAFEVEMLQGAESVLAKRRVDYLFIATHSQALHYEVVDRLKAHGYRVEISSDFEEQSTSFDGFVFASSPEVDALFGAIEVMGRREIALRQPAEVLRSLNGLLEAGEARAAKGPMKEPVKP